A window of the Borreliella afzelii genome harbors these coding sequences:
- a CDS encoding Mlp family lipoprotein, with product MANDRKFNKFLQYDESKIKPTLDHINKGLDKYTERHCR from the coding sequence TTGGCTAATGATAGAAAATTTAATAAATTTTTACAATATGATGAATCTAAAATAAAACCAACGCTTGATCACATAAACAAAGGACTTGATAAATATACTGAAAGGCACTGCAGATAA
- a CDS encoding P52 family lipoprotein, protein MSLGSARSKKLIKLFCRIERKKNNLFKVKLCGALYHHIKSIFS, encoded by the coding sequence TTGAGCTTGGGTTCTGCAAGATCTAAAAAATTAATTAAGTTGTTTTGTAGGATAGAAAGAAAGAAAAATAATTTATTTAAAGTTAAACTTTGTGGTGCGTTGTATCACCACATAAAAAGTATATTCTCCTAA